A genomic region of Platichthys flesus chromosome 4, fPlaFle2.1, whole genome shotgun sequence contains the following coding sequences:
- the zc3h4 gene encoding zinc finger CCCH domain-containing protein 4 isoform X4, which translates to MAVESMTVHPNSPTTNHEHNSLLTDERPEDGELEEGELEDDGGEVEVEEIGGGASTAAAAGGGVGDGGDEAGGGGEPGGEGAVEKPRGSKERHASSESDEERSHRRKRKRKKEREREREKRRAKKKRKSKHKRHASSDDDHSDFSEDSDYSPSEKRKYREYSPQYPPPTHGGYSGSKKGSYMKMEKPTYGGYEEYEEENYEGEEEEEIGEEGYDDFTKELNQYRKAKEGGGGRGRGGRGRMRGLRGRGGMRGGRRGRGVGVGEGGGRGRGGGGGRGRGVKMGGDNDEGDGYGEEMEYGEDDYDNMGEEDYDDYSKEFNPYKKSKDRGRGGKGGRGRGRGKGGRGMIRGGKGRNRGRGRGDMGNDDDNDMDNGDGCGGDGPGLGRRNLNDKHQDKKGKAICKYYIEGRCTWGDHCNFSHDIELPKKKELCKFYITGFCARADHCPYMHGEFPCKLFHTTGNCVNGDECMFSHDALSDDTQELLNKMLAEDAEAGAEDEKEVEELKKQGINPLPKPPPGVGLLPTPPRPVPLDSNTGPGDFSGPPPGDFGGPPGPNQGPPGPPPGQGPVPMPNPCAGPPEFCPDGNPFQGMPMNPNIPPPHMGPPPPCSGGGGGGGRKIPSLFDLKVQPTGQLAHKLAVRSQTPSGSQGQTTAPGPQGAPGTSPICFPAPQGMMSPDMQNMGPNLGMNQGPPNMGPGGPPMMGGFPSGDGPPFGGPMPPGPPQGGGNYYQNFLNQQEGRPMEGVIQEGDNFQVFSGMDERGGGGTCGQDGSANGTSANQGGMSVPDFLPPAQRVLFMRIQQKQQEEEERARRMAEGGAEKSRDAEGDSGNWYSSEDEDGGSSVTSILKTLRQQTQAPQKAEGPPSDPRLQKTSPAHPPARPADPRLFRDPRLARNAESSSDSVPTPSAAGPPADPRLARLTAAASTGPTSHPPPTTKQEPPLVYKPPPLTTPTVEEEETERVLRDKPVPIPLDPLMGMALRDPRSQLQQFSHIKKDIVLHMPAFSKTITWSPEDLLPIPIPKQDLLPLPPGIPPVSSLDPRLSRAQQQLHTSLPHSQPPPVKSPPSSDPPASSSSTSSIPDFELLSRILKSVNSSPSQNSPPLLPTSSAPMSLLSPAPTMPLAPPEKPADPRVARKGLSDPRLQPQKSALKQPPEPTPAPVSSTTPATTSSSPPPTTAPYDPRLLSSGGAGRGVGAGPAGGANMLSNISLYDPRTNKPGSPGTSSGSNNSPNTDSKLSDTITAKPKSKEPLFVRKSALDQPEPEKSGEQGTDRYNSYNRPRPKPAPSPNSTSQGAATAAGAAATGGQGAPGAAADQGPAGVHNLPVSSLFGGLKQATKPGGGTGSPFGGNSPAQPDQAAIDQENASLKDVFKGFDPTASPFCQ; encoded by the exons ATGGCTGTGGAAAGCATGACTGTGCATCCAAACTCCCCAACTACCAACCACGAACACAACAGTCTCCTGACTGACGAAAG GCCAGAGGATGGAGAACTGGAGGAAGGTGAGCTGGAAGATGATGGGGGAGAAGTTGAGGTGGAGGAAATAGGTGGAGGtgcatccacagcagcagcagcaggaggaggcgtTGGAGATGGGGGTGAtgaagcaggtggaggaggtgagccAGGAGGGGAAGGGGCCGTGGAGAAGCCTCGGGGAAGTAAGGAGCGCCACGCCAGTAGCGAATCTGACGAAGAGCGATCGCACCGtcgcaagaggaagaggaagaaagagagggagcgagaaagggagaagaggagggctAAAAAGAAGCgcaaatccaaacacaaa CGTCATGCATCCTCTGATGACGACCACTCAGACTTCAGTGAGGACTCAGACTACAGTCCCAGTGAGAAGAGGAAGTACAGAGAGTACAGTCCCCAGTACCCCCCTCCT ACTCATGGAGGCTACAGTGGCTCAAAGAAGGGCAGCTACATGAAGATGGAAAAGCCGACCTACGGAGGCTACGAGGAATATGAAGAAGAGAACtatgagggagaggaagaagaggaaatagGGGAAGAAGGCTATGACGACTTCACGAAGGAACTCAACCAGTACCGCAAGGCtaaggaaggaggaggtggtcgCGGACGAG GGGGCAGAGGTCGTATGAGAGGCCTGAGAGGCCGTGGAGGAatgaggggaggaaggaggggtaGAGGAGTAGGAGTAGGAGAAGGCGgcggcagaggaagaggaggtggaggaggacgaggacgaggtgTAAAGATGGGAGGAGACAATGATGAAGGAGATGGCTATGGAGAAGAGATGGAG TATGGAGAAGATGATTATGACAACATGGGGGAGGAAGACTATGATGACTACTCAAAAGAATTCAATCCGTACAAGAAGTCCAAAGACAGAGGCAGAG GAGGTAAAGGAGGCCGTGGGCGAGGCAGAGGTAAAGGAGGACGGGGAATgatcagaggaggaaaaggtcgaaacagagggagagggagaggtgacATGGGGAATGATGACGACAATGACATGGACAATGGG gaTGGATGTGGAGGTGATGGTCCTGGATTAGGAAGGAGGAATCTGAATGACAAACACCAGGATAAGAAAGGAAAGGCCATCTGCAAGTACTACATTGAGGGCAGATGCACCTGG GGGGACCACTGCAACTTCAGCCATGACATAGAACTGCCGAAGAAGAAGGAGCTGTGCAAGTTCTACATTACTGGATTCTGTGCTCGAGCTGACCACTGCCCTTACATGCATG GTGAATTCCCCTGCAAGTTGTTCCACACCACAGGTAACTGTGTCAATGGCGACGAGTGTATGTTTTCACATGATGCCCTCAGTGACGACACTCAGGAGCTCCTTAACAAG ATGCTGGCAGAGGATGCCGAAGCAGGAGCTGAGGatgagaaggaggtggaggaactCAAGAAGCAGGGAATCAATCCTCTCCCCAAACCCCCTCCTGGAGTGGGCCTCCTCCCCACACCTCCTCGGCCTGTTCCCCTAGACTCAAACACAGGGCCAGGGGATTTTTCTGGGCCACCACCCGGAGACTTTGGGGGTCCTCCTGGACCTAACCAAGGACCCCCAGGACCACCACCGGGACAAGGGCCTGTCCCTATGCCCAATCCCTGTGCTGGTCCCCCTGAGTTTTGCCCTGATGGAAATCCTTTCCAAGGCATGCCCATGAATCCTAACATCCCTCCGCCCCATATGGGCCCCCCACCTCCCTGTtctggagggggaggtggtggaggtaGGAAAATCCCCTCATTGTTCGATCTTAAAGTTCAGCCGACGGGACAGCTGGCTCACAAACTGGCTGTCAG GAGCCAGACTCCCAGTGGCAGCCAGGGTCAGACCACAGCACCTGGACCTCAAGGGGCACCTGGTACCAGCCCAATCTGCTTTCCTGCTCCTCAAGGCATGATGTCCCCTGACATGCAGAACATGGGCCCCAACCTCGGGATGAACCAAGGGCCCCCAAACATGGGCCCTGGTGGACCACCCATGATGGGAGGATTTCCATCTGGTGACGGTCCTCCATTCGGCGGTCCTATGCCCCCAGGTCCGCCTCAGGGTGGAGGAAATTACTACCAGAACTTCCTCAATCAGCAGGAGGGTCGGCCAATGGAGGGAGTGATCCAAGAAG GTGACAACTTTCAGGTTTTCTCCGGCATggacgagagaggaggaggagggacatgTGGTCAAGATGGCTCCGCAAATGGAACGTCAGCCAATCAGGGAGGAATGTCTGTTCCTGACTTCCTGCCTCCAGCACAACGTGTCCTGTTTATGAGGATCcaacagaagcagcaggaagaagaggaacgAGCCCGCAGAAtggcagagggaggagcagagaagagtAGAGACGCTGAAG GTGATTCAGGGAACTGGTACTccagtgaggatgaggatggcGGTAGTAGTGTGACCTCAATCTTGAAGACACTCCGCCAGCAGACCCAGGCTCCTCAAAAAGCTGAAGGCCCCCCGAGTGACCCCCGCCTGCAGAAGACCTCCCCTGCCCACCCTCCAGCTCGCCCAGCAGACCCCCGCTTGTTCCGGGACCCACGCCTGGCACGTAATGCAGAGTCTTCCTCCGACTCCGTGCCCACTCCATCTGCCGCCGGACCGCCAGCAGACCCCAGGCTAGCTCGACTAACTGCTGCTGCCTCAACTGGACCCACATCCCACCCACCACCAACCACTAAACAAGAGCCTCCTCTGGTCTACAAGCCCCCCCCACTTACGACCCCAacagtggaagaggaggagacggagcggGTTCTACGGGACAAGCCAGTACCAATTCCTCTGGACCCACTCATGGGTATGGCTCTAAGGGATCCACGCTCTCAACTACAGCAGTTCAGCCACATCAAGAAGGATATTGTTCTCCACATGCCCGCTTTTTCTAAAACCATCACTTGGTCACCTGAAGATCTCCTTCCAATCCCTATCCCCAAGCAGGACCTCCTGCCTCTTCCACCAGGCATCcctcctgtgtcctctctgGACCCCCGTCTGTCCCgtgctcagcagcagctccacacttCGCTTCCTCACTCACAGCCTCCTCCTGTAAAGTCGCCTCCCTCCTCGGACCcacctgcttcctcctcctccacctcctccatcccaGACTTTGAGCTTCTGTCTCGCATCTTGAAATCGGTCAACTCCAGCCCATCGCAGAactcccctcctctcttaccCACCTCTTCTGCCCCGATGTCACTGCTGAGTCCAGCTCCCACCATGCCTCTTGCGCCTCCAGAGAAGCCAGCTGACCCCCGTGTGGCTCGTAAGGGCTTGTCAGACCCGCGCCTCCAGCCTCAGAAGTCAGCACTGAAGCAGCCGCCAGAACCCACACCAGCTCCTGTCTCATCTACAACTCCAGCAACAACATCTAGCTCACCTCCCCCTACCACTGCCCCCTATGATCCAAGGCTGCTTTCTTCAGGTGGGGCAGGGCGCGGTGTGGGGGCTGGGCCAGCAGGGGGAGCCAATATGCTGAGCAACATCAGTCTGTATGACCCAAGGACTAACAAACCAGGCAGCCCTGGTACTAGCAGTGGCTCCAACAACTCTCCCAACACAGATTCCAAACTCAGTGACACCATAACGGCTAAACCCAAGTCCAAGGAGCCCCTTTTTGTTAGGAAGTCTGCGTTGGACCAACCAGAGCCAGAGAAAAGTGGAGAACAAGGGACAGATAGATACAATAGTTATAATAGGCCCCGGCCAAAGCCTGCACCCTCGCCTAACTCCACGTCCCAGGGAGCAGCCACTGCAGCCGGTGCTGCTGCAACCGGAGGTCAGGGtgctcctggagctgctgcagaccaGGGGCCTGCAGGCGTCCACAACCTACCAGTGTCCTCTCTCTTTGGCGGATTGAAACAGGCAACCAAGCCTGGTGGTGGGACTGGCAGCCCTTTCGGAGGTAACAGCCCGGCGCAGCCCGACCAGGCGGCCATAGACCAGGAAAACGCCTCACTGAAAGACGTTTTCAAAGGCTTTGACCCCACAGCCTCACCGTTCTGCCAGTGA
- the zc3h4 gene encoding zinc finger CCCH domain-containing protein 4 isoform X2, translating into MAVESMTVHPNSPTTNHEHNSLLTDERPEDGELEEGELEDDGGEVEVEEIGGGASTAAAAGGGVGDGGDEAGGGGEPGGEGAVEKPRGSKERHASSESDEERSHRRKRKRKKEREREREKRRAKKKRKSKHKRHASSDDDHSDFSEDSDYSPSEKRKYREYSPQYPPPTHGGYSGSKKGSYMKMEKPTYGGYEEYEEENYEGEEEEEIGEEGYDDFTKELNQYRKAKEGGGGRGRGGRGRMRGLRGRGGMRGGRRGRGVGVGEGGGRGRGGGGGRGRGVKMGGDNDEGDGYGEEMETQTSGTFQLSSQYGEDDYDNMGEEDYDDYSKEFNPYKKSKDRGRGGKGGRGRGRGKGGRGMIRGGKGRNRGRGRGDMGNDDDNDMDNGDGCGGDGPGLGRRNLNDKHQDKKGKAICKYYIEGRCTWGDHCNFSHDIELPKKKELCKFYITGFCARADHCPYMHGEFPCKLFHTTGNCVNGDECMFSHDALSDDTQELLNKMLAEDAEAGAEDEKEVEELKKQGINPLPKPPPGVGLLPTPPRPVPLDSNTGPGDFSGPPPGDFGGPPGPNQGPPGPPPGQGPVPMPNPCAGPPEFCPDGNPFQGMPMNPNIPPPHMGPPPPCSGGGGGGGRKIPSLFDLKVQPTGQLAHKLAVRSQTPSGSQGQTTAPGPQGAPGTSPICFPAPQGMMSPDMQNMGPNLGMNQGPPNMGPGGPPMMGGFPSGDGPPFGGPMPPGPPQGGGNYYQNFLNQQEGRPMEGVIQEGDNFQVFSGMDERGGGGTCGQDGSANGTSANQGGMSVPDFLPPAQRVLFMRIQQKQQEEEERARRMAEGGAEKSRDAEGDSGNWYSSEDEDGGSSVTSILKTLRQQTQAPQKAEGPPSDPRLQKTSPAHPPARPADPRLFRDPRLARNAESSSDSVPTPSAAGPPADPRLARLTAAASTGPTSHPPPTTKQEPPLVYKPPPLTTPTVEEEETERVLRDKPVPIPLDPLMGMALRDPRSQLQQFSHIKKDIVLHMPAFSKTITWSPEDLLPIPIPKQDLLPLPPGIPPVSSLDPRLSRAQQQLHTSLPHSQPPPVKSPPSSDPPASSSSTSSIPDFELLSRILKSVNSSPSQNSPPLLPTSSAPMSLLSPAPTMPLAPPEKPADPRVARKGLSDPRLQPQKSALKQPPEPTPAPVSSTTPATTSSSPPPTTAPYDPRLLSSGGAGRGVGAGPAGGANMLSNISLYDPRTNKPGSPGTSSGSNNSPNTDSKLSDTITAKPKSKEPLFVRKSALDQPEPEKSGEQGTDRYNSYNRPRPKPAPSPNSTSQGAATAAGAAATGGQGAPGAAADQGPAGVHNLPVSSLFGGLKQATKPGGGTGSPFGGNSPAQPDQAAIDQENASLKDVFKGFDPTASPFCQ; encoded by the exons ATGGCTGTGGAAAGCATGACTGTGCATCCAAACTCCCCAACTACCAACCACGAACACAACAGTCTCCTGACTGACGAAAG GCCAGAGGATGGAGAACTGGAGGAAGGTGAGCTGGAAGATGATGGGGGAGAAGTTGAGGTGGAGGAAATAGGTGGAGGtgcatccacagcagcagcagcaggaggaggcgtTGGAGATGGGGGTGAtgaagcaggtggaggaggtgagccAGGAGGGGAAGGGGCCGTGGAGAAGCCTCGGGGAAGTAAGGAGCGCCACGCCAGTAGCGAATCTGACGAAGAGCGATCGCACCGtcgcaagaggaagaggaagaaagagagggagcgagaaagggagaagaggagggctAAAAAGAAGCgcaaatccaaacacaaa CGTCATGCATCCTCTGATGACGACCACTCAGACTTCAGTGAGGACTCAGACTACAGTCCCAGTGAGAAGAGGAAGTACAGAGAGTACAGTCCCCAGTACCCCCCTCCT ACTCATGGAGGCTACAGTGGCTCAAAGAAGGGCAGCTACATGAAGATGGAAAAGCCGACCTACGGAGGCTACGAGGAATATGAAGAAGAGAACtatgagggagaggaagaagaggaaatagGGGAAGAAGGCTATGACGACTTCACGAAGGAACTCAACCAGTACCGCAAGGCtaaggaaggaggaggtggtcgCGGACGAG GGGGCAGAGGTCGTATGAGAGGCCTGAGAGGCCGTGGAGGAatgaggggaggaaggaggggtaGAGGAGTAGGAGTAGGAGAAGGCGgcggcagaggaagaggaggtggaggaggacgaggacgaggtgTAAAGATGGGAGGAGACAATGATGAAGGAGATGGCTATGGAGAAGAGATGGAG ACTCAAACCAGTGGCACCTTTCAACTGTCCTCACAGTATGGAGAAGATGATTATGACAACATGGGGGAGGAAGACTATGATGACTACTCAAAAGAATTCAATCCGTACAAGAAGTCCAAAGACAGAGGCAGAG GAGGTAAAGGAGGCCGTGGGCGAGGCAGAGGTAAAGGAGGACGGGGAATgatcagaggaggaaaaggtcgaaacagagggagagggagaggtgacATGGGGAATGATGACGACAATGACATGGACAATGGG gaTGGATGTGGAGGTGATGGTCCTGGATTAGGAAGGAGGAATCTGAATGACAAACACCAGGATAAGAAAGGAAAGGCCATCTGCAAGTACTACATTGAGGGCAGATGCACCTGG GGGGACCACTGCAACTTCAGCCATGACATAGAACTGCCGAAGAAGAAGGAGCTGTGCAAGTTCTACATTACTGGATTCTGTGCTCGAGCTGACCACTGCCCTTACATGCATG GTGAATTCCCCTGCAAGTTGTTCCACACCACAGGTAACTGTGTCAATGGCGACGAGTGTATGTTTTCACATGATGCCCTCAGTGACGACACTCAGGAGCTCCTTAACAAG ATGCTGGCAGAGGATGCCGAAGCAGGAGCTGAGGatgagaaggaggtggaggaactCAAGAAGCAGGGAATCAATCCTCTCCCCAAACCCCCTCCTGGAGTGGGCCTCCTCCCCACACCTCCTCGGCCTGTTCCCCTAGACTCAAACACAGGGCCAGGGGATTTTTCTGGGCCACCACCCGGAGACTTTGGGGGTCCTCCTGGACCTAACCAAGGACCCCCAGGACCACCACCGGGACAAGGGCCTGTCCCTATGCCCAATCCCTGTGCTGGTCCCCCTGAGTTTTGCCCTGATGGAAATCCTTTCCAAGGCATGCCCATGAATCCTAACATCCCTCCGCCCCATATGGGCCCCCCACCTCCCTGTtctggagggggaggtggtggaggtaGGAAAATCCCCTCATTGTTCGATCTTAAAGTTCAGCCGACGGGACAGCTGGCTCACAAACTGGCTGTCAG GAGCCAGACTCCCAGTGGCAGCCAGGGTCAGACCACAGCACCTGGACCTCAAGGGGCACCTGGTACCAGCCCAATCTGCTTTCCTGCTCCTCAAGGCATGATGTCCCCTGACATGCAGAACATGGGCCCCAACCTCGGGATGAACCAAGGGCCCCCAAACATGGGCCCTGGTGGACCACCCATGATGGGAGGATTTCCATCTGGTGACGGTCCTCCATTCGGCGGTCCTATGCCCCCAGGTCCGCCTCAGGGTGGAGGAAATTACTACCAGAACTTCCTCAATCAGCAGGAGGGTCGGCCAATGGAGGGAGTGATCCAAGAAG GTGACAACTTTCAGGTTTTCTCCGGCATggacgagagaggaggaggagggacatgTGGTCAAGATGGCTCCGCAAATGGAACGTCAGCCAATCAGGGAGGAATGTCTGTTCCTGACTTCCTGCCTCCAGCACAACGTGTCCTGTTTATGAGGATCcaacagaagcagcaggaagaagaggaacgAGCCCGCAGAAtggcagagggaggagcagagaagagtAGAGACGCTGAAG GTGATTCAGGGAACTGGTACTccagtgaggatgaggatggcGGTAGTAGTGTGACCTCAATCTTGAAGACACTCCGCCAGCAGACCCAGGCTCCTCAAAAAGCTGAAGGCCCCCCGAGTGACCCCCGCCTGCAGAAGACCTCCCCTGCCCACCCTCCAGCTCGCCCAGCAGACCCCCGCTTGTTCCGGGACCCACGCCTGGCACGTAATGCAGAGTCTTCCTCCGACTCCGTGCCCACTCCATCTGCCGCCGGACCGCCAGCAGACCCCAGGCTAGCTCGACTAACTGCTGCTGCCTCAACTGGACCCACATCCCACCCACCACCAACCACTAAACAAGAGCCTCCTCTGGTCTACAAGCCCCCCCCACTTACGACCCCAacagtggaagaggaggagacggagcggGTTCTACGGGACAAGCCAGTACCAATTCCTCTGGACCCACTCATGGGTATGGCTCTAAGGGATCCACGCTCTCAACTACAGCAGTTCAGCCACATCAAGAAGGATATTGTTCTCCACATGCCCGCTTTTTCTAAAACCATCACTTGGTCACCTGAAGATCTCCTTCCAATCCCTATCCCCAAGCAGGACCTCCTGCCTCTTCCACCAGGCATCcctcctgtgtcctctctgGACCCCCGTCTGTCCCgtgctcagcagcagctccacacttCGCTTCCTCACTCACAGCCTCCTCCTGTAAAGTCGCCTCCCTCCTCGGACCcacctgcttcctcctcctccacctcctccatcccaGACTTTGAGCTTCTGTCTCGCATCTTGAAATCGGTCAACTCCAGCCCATCGCAGAactcccctcctctcttaccCACCTCTTCTGCCCCGATGTCACTGCTGAGTCCAGCTCCCACCATGCCTCTTGCGCCTCCAGAGAAGCCAGCTGACCCCCGTGTGGCTCGTAAGGGCTTGTCAGACCCGCGCCTCCAGCCTCAGAAGTCAGCACTGAAGCAGCCGCCAGAACCCACACCAGCTCCTGTCTCATCTACAACTCCAGCAACAACATCTAGCTCACCTCCCCCTACCACTGCCCCCTATGATCCAAGGCTGCTTTCTTCAGGTGGGGCAGGGCGCGGTGTGGGGGCTGGGCCAGCAGGGGGAGCCAATATGCTGAGCAACATCAGTCTGTATGACCCAAGGACTAACAAACCAGGCAGCCCTGGTACTAGCAGTGGCTCCAACAACTCTCCCAACACAGATTCCAAACTCAGTGACACCATAACGGCTAAACCCAAGTCCAAGGAGCCCCTTTTTGTTAGGAAGTCTGCGTTGGACCAACCAGAGCCAGAGAAAAGTGGAGAACAAGGGACAGATAGATACAATAGTTATAATAGGCCCCGGCCAAAGCCTGCACCCTCGCCTAACTCCACGTCCCAGGGAGCAGCCACTGCAGCCGGTGCTGCTGCAACCGGAGGTCAGGGtgctcctggagctgctgcagaccaGGGGCCTGCAGGCGTCCACAACCTACCAGTGTCCTCTCTCTTTGGCGGATTGAAACAGGCAACCAAGCCTGGTGGTGGGACTGGCAGCCCTTTCGGAGGTAACAGCCCGGCGCAGCCCGACCAGGCGGCCATAGACCAGGAAAACGCCTCACTGAAAGACGTTTTCAAAGGCTTTGACCCCACAGCCTCACCGTTCTGCCAGTGA